The proteins below are encoded in one region of Hordeum vulgare subsp. vulgare chromosome 3H, MorexV3_pseudomolecules_assembly, whole genome shotgun sequence:
- the LOC123439774 gene encoding uncharacterized protein LOC123439774, producing MTPVPSPSPSRARASPVSGCHPPATTGPSAAPSFYDLLQPCAGRAPPLRRLLLSYRNRHGTVTSDAPTEAPPATFTAPPCSSTSSSTAPPSLAAPFPRNAGYFSDQE from the coding sequence ATGACGCCAGTGCCCTCCCCGTCGCCCAGCCGCGCCAGGGCCAGCCCTGTGTCGGGCTGTCACCCTCCGGCCACGACCGGCCCTTCGGCAGCCCCATCCTTCTACGACCTCCTTCAGCCCTGTGCTGGTCGAGCCCCTCCTCTTcggcgcctcctcctctcctACCGGAACCGCCACGGTACCGTCACCTCCGACGCCCCCACCGAAGCTCCTCCGGCGACCTTCACCGCACCACCGTGTTCCTCGAcctcctcctcaacggctccaccgagcctcgccgccccgttcCCCCGCAACGCTG